A region from the Halomarina litorea genome encodes:
- a CDS encoding PAS domain S-box protein, whose translation MDEQSETRRDPGAGPATIRVLYVDDDDEFAALVASGLELAADIEVEVAPTASDAVETLEDGDSRIDCVVCEYDLPSVEAPALVVRLRRRRPSLPVILFSDAPATDIADAVSAGVTDHLRKSRAVERHEQLADRVRASVQRTRAEINYREIFEKVDAGIVVYDPASVTVVDVNRTFCRMLGYTRPELLGGDGEVSIAASDYQRERARTRLAAAHDEGPQRFEWLAETRGGDSLWIEVSLREARIDDEPRILAMVRDISDRKRRERELHDERAFVDSVIDGIPDVHYTFDTDGTLVRWNRRIEEVTGHDEEQLEGMHALKFVAEADREDITASLAAVVTNGEQVTTESRLLTADGETIPYEFTAAPITDETGSIVGLTGIGRDISDRVEREQLLEHQRDELERLDHVNGVIRSIVRSLIDADSREDIEQHVCDHLAASEFYRFAWVGEYSTADRMVKPRAWAGVEDGYLDDIEIRIDGSETSRGPAGRAIRNREVSVAQHITEDPDFEPWREDALERGYRSSAGVPIVAGETLYGVVGVYADEPDAFDEEERAVLAELGETIGYAIEATERKSALTSDAVIELELRFVGTDHFARTVAERTDATVRLEGVVPRPEGSCIEYVTVEGAPVEEVRALIEDHPDVRYVAVTSKFDREALFEVLVEAPSVAATVAEHGATIRDLRVESDLTIVADLPKTTDVRALMDALQSRFPGVELLARRERERSLRTRTEFRETLDERLTERQRTALEAAYRAGYFERPRHRTGQEMADSLDISPSTFTQHLRAGQRKLLGLVFDE comes from the coding sequence ATGGACGAGCAGAGCGAGACACGTCGCGACCCCGGGGCGGGCCCCGCCACTATCCGGGTGTTGTACGTCGACGACGACGACGAGTTCGCCGCGCTCGTCGCCAGCGGGCTGGAACTGGCGGCTGACATCGAAGTCGAGGTGGCCCCCACCGCGAGCGACGCCGTCGAAACGCTCGAAGACGGCGACTCGCGCATCGACTGCGTCGTCTGCGAGTACGACCTCCCCTCGGTCGAGGCACCGGCGCTCGTCGTCCGCCTGCGCCGTCGCCGCCCCTCGCTGCCCGTCATCCTCTTCAGCGACGCCCCGGCGACCGACATCGCGGACGCCGTCTCCGCGGGCGTCACCGACCACCTCCGGAAGTCCCGGGCCGTCGAGCGCCACGAACAACTCGCCGACCGGGTGCGCGCGAGCGTCCAGCGCACGCGCGCAGAGATCAACTACCGCGAGATATTCGAGAAGGTCGACGCCGGTATCGTCGTCTACGACCCGGCGAGCGTCACCGTCGTCGACGTCAACCGGACGTTCTGCCGGATGCTCGGCTACACCCGCCCGGAACTGCTCGGCGGGGACGGGGAGGTGAGCATCGCGGCCTCCGACTACCAGCGTGAACGCGCCCGGACGCGACTGGCCGCCGCCCACGACGAGGGTCCCCAGCGCTTCGAGTGGCTCGCGGAGACGCGCGGCGGCGACTCCCTCTGGATCGAGGTGAGCCTCCGCGAGGCACGCATCGACGACGAACCCCGCATCCTCGCGATGGTCCGGGACATCTCCGACCGCAAGCGCCGCGAGCGCGAACTCCACGACGAGCGGGCGTTCGTCGACAGCGTCATCGACGGCATCCCGGACGTCCACTACACCTTCGACACCGACGGCACGCTCGTCCGGTGGAACCGACGCATCGAGGAGGTGACGGGCCACGACGAGGAGCAATTGGAGGGGATGCACGCCCTCAAGTTCGTCGCGGAGGCCGACCGCGAGGACATCACCGCCTCGCTGGCCGCCGTCGTCACCAACGGCGAACAGGTGACGACCGAGTCCCGCCTGCTCACCGCCGACGGGGAGACCATCCCCTACGAGTTCACCGCCGCGCCCATCACCGACGAGACGGGGAGCATCGTCGGCCTGACGGGTATCGGTCGGGACATCTCCGACCGGGTCGAACGCGAGCAGTTGCTCGAACACCAGCGCGACGAACTCGAACGCCTCGACCACGTCAACGGCGTCATCCGGAGCATCGTCCGGTCGCTCATCGACGCCGACAGCCGCGAGGACATCGAACAGCACGTCTGTGACCACCTCGCCGCCTCCGAGTTCTACCGCTTCGCGTGGGTCGGCGAGTACAGCACCGCCGACCGGATGGTCAAGCCGCGCGCGTGGGCGGGCGTGGAAGACGGCTACCTCGACGACATCGAGATCCGCATCGACGGCAGCGAGACGAGTCGCGGCCCCGCCGGGCGGGCCATCCGCAACCGCGAGGTGAGCGTCGCCCAACACATCACCGAGGACCCCGACTTCGAACCCTGGCGCGAGGACGCCCTCGAACGCGGGTATCGCTCCTCGGCGGGCGTCCCCATCGTCGCCGGCGAGACGCTGTACGGCGTCGTCGGCGTCTACGCAGACGAACCGGACGCGTTCGACGAGGAGGAACGGGCCGTCCTCGCGGAACTCGGCGAGACCATCGGCTACGCCATCGAGGCGACCGAACGCAAGAGCGCGCTGACGAGCGATGCCGTCATCGAACTGGAACTCCGGTTCGTCGGCACCGACCACTTCGCCCGAACCGTGGCAGAGCGGACCGACGCCACGGTCAGACTGGAGGGCGTCGTCCCCCGCCCCGAGGGGTCGTGCATCGAGTACGTCACCGTCGAGGGCGCGCCCGTCGAGGAGGTCCGGGCGCTCATCGAGGACCACCCCGACGTGCGCTACGTGGCAGTGACGAGCAAGTTCGACCGCGAGGCGCTGTTCGAAGTCCTCGTCGAGGCACCCAGCGTCGCCGCCACCGTCGCCGAACACGGGGCCACCATCCGCGACCTGCGAGTCGAGTCGGACCTGACCATCGTCGCCGACCTCCCGAAGACGACGGACGTCCGGGCGCTGATGGACGCCCTCCAGTCGAGGTTCCCCGGCGTGGAACTGCTCGCCCGCCGCGAGCGCGAACGCTCGCTTCGCACCCGCACCGAGTTCCGCGAGACGCTCGACGAACGGTTGACCGAGCGCCAGCGCACCGCACTGGAGGCCGCCTACCGCGCGGGCTACTTCGAACGCCCACGCCACCGCACCGGCCAGGAGATGGCCGACTCGCTCGACATCTCCCCCTCGACGTTCACCCAGCACCTCCGCGCCGGCCAGCGGAAACTCCTCGGCCTCGTCTTCGACGAGTGA
- a CDS encoding DUF7344 domain-containing protein: MARNRTQRGHATTGTPSTRPPTIDADDVYRLLADEQRRALLAVLLERDGEMTLDDLRSRLADRVSDERNAGIRLHHVHLPKLEDAGLLTYDPETHVVTPTETADAVRSLV, encoded by the coding sequence ATGGCACGCAACCGAACGCAGCGCGGACACGCGACCACTGGCACACCCTCGACGCGGCCCCCCACCATCGACGCGGACGACGTCTACCGGCTCCTCGCCGACGAGCAACGACGCGCCCTCCTCGCCGTCCTGCTGGAGCGCGACGGCGAGATGACCCTCGACGACCTACGGAGCCGCCTCGCAGACCGCGTCAGCGACGAGCGCAACGCCGGCATCCGCCTCCACCACGTCCACCTCCCGAAACTCGAGGACGCGGGACTGCTCACCTACGACCCCGAGACGCACGTCGTCACCCCGACCGAGACGGCAGACGCCGTCCGGTCGCTGGTGTAA
- a CDS encoding DUF7114 family protein yields MEEAAAVRRAARASVDDVEPPRLRDDLCAFIDDGSMLPGVLTVLTARACGIDGDGTDGLLERAAGVQLVYDGLRLTRTLAQEDPWTTGDRDAADMDVLAADVLVSRGFYLLARTEAARDAVEVVRSFGHDQTERRTTGDDSLDARLEASVLDLAVIAGATAAGTTPHEDLRTLAADLAGDFDDAFPPAAVLADREIPDYLARIVGPVADH; encoded by the coding sequence ATGGAGGAAGCCGCCGCCGTCCGTCGGGCCGCGCGCGCGTCGGTCGACGACGTGGAGCCCCCTCGGCTTCGCGACGACCTGTGTGCGTTCATCGACGACGGTTCGATGCTGCCGGGCGTGTTGACGGTGCTCACCGCCCGCGCCTGCGGCATCGACGGCGACGGAACTGACGGACTCCTCGAACGCGCCGCCGGCGTCCAGCTCGTCTACGACGGCCTCCGGCTCACCCGGACGCTCGCTCAGGAGGACCCGTGGACGACCGGCGACCGGGACGCCGCCGACATGGACGTCCTCGCGGCGGACGTCCTCGTCTCGCGGGGGTTCTACCTGCTCGCCCGGACCGAGGCGGCCCGCGACGCCGTCGAGGTGGTCCGGTCGTTCGGCCACGACCAGACCGAGCGCCGGACGACCGGCGACGACTCCCTCGACGCCCGACTGGAGGCCAGCGTCCTCGACCTCGCCGTCATCGCGGGTGCCACCGCGGCGGGGACGACGCCACACGAGGACCTCCGGACGCTCGCGGCGGACCTCGCGGGCGACTTCGACGACGCCTTCCCGCCGGCCGCGGTGCTGGCGGACCGAGAGATTCCCGATTACCTCGCCCGCATCGTCGGACCCGTCGCCGACCACTGA
- a CDS encoding enoyl-CoA hydratase/isomerase family protein — MIRVTDSERLRTVTLARPERRNALTPEMLDELADAVADPPVPVVYLRGAGSAFCAGADLDSVADVARETLEFDSGADANAEGGRETGTGGESGGAETNPAKAFARHGQRTARAVEDSPAVVVAGIDGPARGGGVELALACDLRVATPEATFAEPGVTFGLFGAWGGTHRLVRVVGEGNAADLSLTGRSVDAEEALRMGLVSQVRPDPVTVAEAVADNDPSALARLKPLLRGEASVADREGEEVDAFAALVAEHGERLGHRNG; from the coding sequence GTGATCCGAGTGACCGACTCCGAGCGCCTCCGGACGGTGACCCTCGCCCGTCCCGAGCGACGCAACGCGCTCACCCCCGAGATGCTCGACGAACTCGCCGACGCGGTGGCCGACCCACCAGTTCCGGTCGTCTACCTCCGGGGGGCCGGGTCGGCGTTCTGCGCCGGTGCGGACCTCGACAGCGTAGCCGACGTGGCCCGCGAGACGCTCGAGTTCGACTCGGGCGCGGACGCGAACGCGGAAGGAGGGAGAGAGACGGGAACGGGAGGAGAGAGCGGGGGAGCCGAGACGAACCCCGCGAAGGCGTTCGCCAGACACGGCCAGCGGACCGCCCGCGCCGTCGAGGACTCCCCGGCGGTGGTCGTCGCGGGCATCGACGGTCCGGCACGCGGCGGGGGCGTGGAACTCGCACTCGCGTGTGACCTCCGGGTGGCGACGCCGGAGGCGACGTTCGCCGAACCCGGCGTCACGTTCGGCCTGTTCGGGGCGTGGGGCGGCACCCACCGCCTCGTCCGCGTCGTCGGGGAAGGCAACGCGGCGGACCTGTCGCTCACCGGTCGGAGCGTGGACGCCGAGGAGGCCCTCCGGATGGGGCTGGTCTCGCAGGTTCGGCCCGACCCGGTCACGGTGGCGGAGGCCGTCGCCGACAACGACCCGTCTGCGCTCGCCCGCCTGAAACCTCTCCTGCGCGGCGAGGCGAGCGTCGCGGACCGCGAAGGGGAGGAGGTGGACGCGTTCGCCGCACTCGTCGCCGAGCACGGCGAGCGGTTGGGGCACCGAAACGGTTGA
- a CDS encoding DUF3105 domain-containing protein, producing MPECDYCGESVSENRYLDHLREEHYEELGRIDRRRVGGADAGDDDGLPIGALALVGIVVGTLALIAYLAFFAGGSGGGGTNGAAGPAALEDLPENGDPALLEGVEQFPSEGTQHVSGDTQVNYNTSPPTSGAHYSSPASAGFYGEGEAPAAGNLVHALEHGAVVVYYDPGALSAEQEEHLRSLTEQYTGTWASVIAVPTSAADVDSPVVLTAWRHVLRLDDYDEDSVEAFLAEFLGRGPENPIR from the coding sequence ATGCCGGAGTGTGACTACTGCGGGGAGTCCGTCAGCGAGAACCGATACCTCGACCACCTGCGGGAGGAACACTACGAGGAACTGGGCCGCATCGACCGGCGGCGCGTCGGCGGGGCCGATGCGGGTGACGACGACGGCCTCCCGATCGGGGCGCTGGCACTCGTCGGTATCGTCGTCGGGACGCTCGCGCTCATCGCCTACCTCGCCTTCTTCGCCGGCGGGAGCGGGGGTGGCGGGACGAACGGCGCGGCTGGACCGGCGGCACTGGAGGACCTCCCCGAGAACGGCGACCCGGCGCTCCTGGAGGGCGTCGAGCAGTTCCCCTCCGAGGGGACCCAGCACGTCTCGGGCGACACGCAGGTGAACTACAACACGTCACCGCCGACGTCCGGGGCGCACTACTCCAGTCCCGCGTCCGCCGGGTTCTACGGCGAGGGCGAGGCGCCCGCCGCGGGGAACCTCGTCCACGCGCTCGAACACGGGGCAGTCGTGGTCTACTACGACCCCGGCGCGCTCTCGGCGGAACAGGAAGAGCACCTGCGGTCGCTCACCGAGCAGTACACGGGGACGTGGGCCAGCGTCATCGCCGTCCCGACGAGTGCCGCGGACGTCGACTCGCCCGTCGTGCTGACCGCGTGGCGACACGTCCTTCGACTGGACGATTACGACGAGGACTCGGTCGAAGCGTTCCTCGCGGAGTTCCTCGGACGCGGGCCGGAGAACCCGATTCGCTGA
- a CDS encoding NAD+ synthase, whose translation MDEVQSLEDVEMPITLDLSEAELEAHREHITAFIEGVVDDAGAEGAVLGLSGGIDSTLTAHLAVEALGPEAVHGLVMPSEVNTDENMSDAERVAEMLDVSYDVIDINPVVDAFVDAYPEGADHQMALGNVRVRTRAVFNYFVANAESRIVLGTGNRSETLTGYYTKYGDGAVDCNPIANLYKRQVRQLAHHVGVPEDLVEKPPSAEMWAGQTDEEEMGLSYDLLDAILVLHVDGPLSKSATAETLGISEAPIDRVEELYAKSEHKRHMPPAPADLSL comes from the coding sequence ATGGACGAAGTGCAGTCGCTCGAGGACGTCGAGATGCCGATTACGCTCGACCTCTCGGAGGCGGAGCTGGAGGCGCACCGCGAACACATCACCGCGTTCATCGAGGGCGTCGTCGACGACGCCGGCGCGGAGGGCGCGGTCCTCGGTCTCTCGGGGGGTATCGACTCGACGCTGACGGCCCACCTCGCGGTGGAGGCGTTGGGGCCGGAGGCGGTCCACGGCCTCGTGATGCCGAGCGAGGTCAACACCGACGAGAACATGAGCGACGCGGAACGGGTCGCGGAGATGCTGGACGTCTCCTACGACGTCATCGACATCAACCCCGTCGTGGACGCCTTCGTCGACGCCTACCCCGAGGGCGCGGACCACCAGATGGCCCTCGGGAACGTCCGGGTGCGCACGCGGGCCGTCTTCAACTACTTCGTCGCCAACGCCGAGTCCCGAATCGTCCTCGGGACGGGCAACAGGAGCGAGACGCTCACGGGCTACTACACGAAGTACGGTGACGGGGCCGTCGACTGCAACCCCATCGCGAACCTCTACAAGCGGCAGGTCCGCCAACTCGCCCACCACGTCGGCGTCCCCGAGGACCTCGTCGAGAAGCCCCCCAGCGCGGAGATGTGGGCCGGACAGACCGACGAGGAGGAGATGGGGCTGAGCTACGACCTGCTGGACGCCATCCTCGTCCTGCACGTCGATGGCCCGCTCTCGAAGTCCGCGACGGCGGAGACGCTCGGCATCTCCGAGGCACCCATCGACCGCGTGGAGGAACTGTACGCGAAGAGCGAGCACAAGCGTCACATGCCGCCCGCGCCCGCCGACCTGTCGCTCTGA
- a CDS encoding cupin domain-containing protein: protein MDIVNLAESFEAIEEYWSPRLAAELNGQHVKLAKLRGEFDWHHHADADELFLVVDGALTIELRDEGDVTLGKGELCVVPAGVEHRPVATEEARVLLFEPAGTLNTGNVASERTVEEIERV from the coding sequence ATGGACATCGTGAACCTCGCGGAGTCGTTCGAGGCCATCGAGGAGTACTGGTCGCCCCGTCTCGCCGCCGAACTCAACGGCCAGCACGTCAAACTCGCGAAACTCCGCGGCGAGTTCGACTGGCACCACCACGCCGACGCGGACGAACTGTTCCTCGTCGTGGACGGGGCGTTGACCATCGAACTCCGCGACGAGGGGGACGTGACCCTCGGGAAGGGCGAACTCTGCGTCGTCCCCGCCGGCGTCGAACACCGACCCGTCGCCACAGAGGAGGCCCGGGTCCTGCTGTTCGAACCCGCCGGGACGCTGAACACGGGGAACGTGGCGTCGGAGCGGACCGTCGAGGAGATAGAGCGAGTGTGA
- a CDS encoding PQQ-dependent sugar dehydrogenase — MDRRTYLASVAGATAAGLAGCLGIGGSDGSTGTDGTAGTTGTAPTTTADGSTVAAETVATGLEVPWGAAYRDGTLYLTERPGRVVRIVDGEREVVAEFSDTRTGGEGGLLGLVFHPEDPDVACTYQTYSAGQSRANRIRRHDVTDGWRPETVFDDIPGASVHDGGRLFVWDGALYATTGDAREADHAQDTTRLHGKVLRLTLDGDPHPDNPFDGGVFTYGHRNPQGLAVRDGELYATEHGPDTDDEINRLEAGGNYGWPVVRGPSDREAFVDPLTSYTPTIAPGGAVFYPDDGPIADWRGDLFFGTLAGRHLHRARIEGGEVVEDERLFEGRFGRLRTTFLGPDGHLHAVTSNRDGRGRPNDGDDRVLRFVPR; from the coding sequence ATGGACAGGCGGACGTACCTCGCGAGCGTCGCGGGCGCCACCGCGGCCGGCCTCGCGGGGTGTCTCGGCATCGGCGGGTCCGACGGGTCGACGGGGACCGATGGAACTGCTGGAACCACCGGGACGGCCCCCACGACGACGGCCGACGGGTCGACGGTGGCCGCCGAGACGGTCGCCACCGGCCTCGAAGTGCCGTGGGGGGCGGCCTACCGCGACGGGACGCTCTACCTCACGGAGCGACCGGGGCGCGTCGTCCGAATCGTCGACGGCGAACGCGAGGTGGTTGCGGAGTTCTCGGATACGCGCACCGGGGGCGAGGGCGGCCTCCTCGGCCTCGTCTTCCACCCCGAGGACCCCGACGTCGCCTGCACCTACCAGACGTACTCGGCCGGGCAGTCGCGGGCCAACCGGATCCGTCGGCACGACGTGACCGACGGCTGGCGGCCGGAGACGGTCTTCGACGACATCCCCGGCGCGTCGGTCCACGACGGCGGGCGACTGTTCGTCTGGGACGGGGCGCTCTACGCCACGACGGGCGACGCCCGCGAGGCGGATCACGCACAGGACACGACGAGACTCCACGGGAAGGTGCTCAGGCTCACCCTCGACGGCGACCCCCACCCGGACAACCCGTTCGACGGCGGCGTGTTCACCTACGGCCACCGGAACCCGCAGGGACTGGCCGTCCGCGACGGCGAACTCTACGCCACCGAACACGGCCCCGACACGGACGACGAGATAAACCGGCTGGAGGCGGGCGGGAACTATGGCTGGCCGGTCGTCCGCGGGCCGAGCGACCGGGAGGCGTTCGTCGACCCCCTCACGAGCTACACCCCGACCATCGCCCCCGGAGGGGCGGTGTTCTATCCCGACGACGGCCCCATCGCCGACTGGCGCGGCGACCTGTTCTTCGGGACGCTCGCTGGGCGACACCTCCACCGCGCCCGCATCGAGGGCGGCGAGGTGGTCGAGGACGAACGCCTCTTCGAGGGCCGCTTCGGTCGCCTCCGGACGACGTTCCTCGGGCCGGACGGCCACCTCCACGCGGTGACGAGCAACCGCGACGGGCGGGGGCGACCGAACGACGGCGACGACCGAGTGCTGCGCTTCGTCCCGCGATGA